A window of the Azospirillum brasilense genome harbors these coding sequences:
- a CDS encoding acyl-CoA dehydrogenase family protein, whose translation MSDTNTMTDAERDEQERLILDSVDRFLDRHVRPVALKLEHDDTYPDEIVERMKELGLFGATIPEEYGGLGLRPSTYAKMIERISSVWMSLSGIINSHLIMAFIVTKTGTEEQKAAFLPRFATGELRGGLALTEPDCGTDLQAIRTVAKRDGDDYVINGSKTWITNGIQGSCFALLVKTDPTAQPRHKGMTMFLAEKGPGFKVSRKLEKLGYKGIDSAELVFEDYRVPADRLIGGVEGRGMACAISGLELGRVNVASRGVGVAQAALDESVKYSQQRKTFGKPIHEHQAVAMKLADMATRVSAARLLVQQAAKALDRGERCDYEAGMAKLFASEAAVENSLDAMRIHGGYGYSKEFVVERLYRDAPLLCIGEGTNEIQRIIIAKRLIEQNPV comes from the coding sequence ATGAGCGACACCAACACCATGACCGACGCGGAACGCGACGAGCAGGAGCGCCTGATCCTCGACAGCGTGGACCGCTTCCTCGACCGCCATGTCCGGCCGGTCGCCCTGAAGCTGGAGCATGACGACACCTACCCCGACGAGATCGTCGAGCGGATGAAGGAGCTGGGCCTCTTCGGGGCGACGATCCCCGAGGAATACGGCGGGCTGGGCCTGCGCCCCTCCACCTACGCCAAGATGATCGAGCGCATCTCGTCGGTCTGGATGTCGCTGTCCGGCATCATCAACTCCCACCTCATCATGGCCTTCATCGTTACCAAGACGGGGACGGAGGAGCAGAAGGCCGCCTTCCTGCCGCGCTTCGCCACCGGCGAGCTGCGCGGCGGCCTCGCTCTGACCGAGCCGGATTGCGGCACCGACCTGCAGGCCATCCGCACGGTGGCCAAGCGCGACGGCGACGATTACGTCATCAACGGCTCCAAGACCTGGATCACCAACGGCATCCAGGGAAGCTGCTTCGCCCTGCTGGTCAAGACCGACCCGACGGCGCAGCCCCGCCACAAGGGCATGACGATGTTCCTGGCCGAGAAGGGGCCGGGCTTCAAGGTCAGCCGCAAGCTGGAGAAGCTGGGCTACAAGGGCATCGATTCCGCCGAGCTGGTCTTTGAGGACTACCGCGTCCCGGCCGACCGGCTGATCGGCGGGGTCGAGGGCCGTGGCATGGCCTGCGCCATCTCCGGCCTGGAGCTGGGCCGCGTCAACGTGGCGTCGCGCGGCGTCGGCGTCGCCCAGGCGGCGCTGGACGAATCGGTGAAGTACAGCCAGCAGCGCAAGACCTTCGGCAAGCCGATCCACGAGCATCAGGCCGTGGCGATGAAGCTGGCCGACATGGCGACCCGCGTCTCCGCGGCGCGGCTTCTCGTGCAGCAGGCGGCCAAGGCGCTCGACCGCGGCGAGCGCTGCGACTACGAGGCCGGCATGGCCAAGCTCTTCGCCTCCGAAGCGGCGGTAGAGAATTCCCTGGACGCCATGCGCATCCACGGCGGCTACGGTTACTCCAAGGAGTTCGTGGTGGAGCGGCTCTACCGCGACGCCCCCCTGCTGTGCATCGGCGAGGGAACCAACGAGATCCAGCGCATCATCATCGCCAAGCGGCTGATTGAGCAAAATCCGGTGTGA